Part of the Carassius carassius chromosome 20, fCarCar2.1, whole genome shotgun sequence genome, CATTTGGAAATACATAAGCTTAGTTTACTCATAAAGTTCTTGTATAGATTCTCTAATGCAGTATATGGCTGGAAAAACAAACTACTGGGAGACACATCCGTGGGTTTTTGCTGCAAAACAAAGCTTTCACTCTTAAATACTAGATATAAATTTCAgatctaaaaaaatattaaacgttaccctggaccacaaaaccagtatatTTGCAGGGATAgccaaaatacattgtatgggtcaaaattatagattttcctTTTATGCCATAATCAtaaagatattaagtaaagatcatgttccatgaagatacgttgtaaatttcctactgaaatatttaaaaactaatatgcatttctaagtactttaaaggcgattttctcaatattttcattttctttgaacTCTCAGATTACTGATATTGAAATAGTTGTATATCTGACAAATATGGTCATATCatatcagtggaaagcttatttattcagctttcagatgatgtataaaacaaaatttcgaaaaatgtacagttaagactgtttttgtggtccagggtcataatTATAAACAAAATGTACAGAGATTGTGTCTCAAAATCTTACGAGATGCCTGCTTTAACGCCATAAAAACGCATGTGTGGTGGCCTAATATGCTGTCTAGGTAGTGCACTCACTACACAGTCATGTTAACTTTTACTTTACTGgaacaaaagaaataaattaaaacatttgaactgacaaaataaatgtttctttgtaacttactgtatattatttgtttattgttgtaTCTAGTCTGTAAGTTTACGTTCGTGTAGCAGCTGACGTGGAAACACTCACCTGACTCGCTTTATAAAACTGTTTCTTTAGTCCGGCAACAGACATCTTTGCGTCGGATCCTTTCGCTTTATCAACTTAAGATTTAATTTAAAACCCAGTATTTAAAAACGAAACTCTAGACATCTAGAGAACGGTGAAAACTCTCAGCAATCTCTTCTTCCTGATCTGTCAGTTTGATCCTGCATCTACACAACGACGCGACGCAACTAGAACGCTCTCATACACGCGTCGCGCATAATAAGAGCGTTCTGATTGGTAGACTGGTTGCCAACGTCAGGATTTTACGCTCACATTGTAGCATGTTTCAGAAGCTCCCTGTCCTAAACATACTACGTTCTTTTAAGTTATGTTTGCAATGTAATTATATTACGTAATTGATATTGTTGtaggtattttattatgtatCTCTGACAATAGAAGAGATAATAATGAGGCGTAACTATCTGATCTGCTTGGCAGATTGAGTGCGTTGCGATGCTTGCAGAGATACAAAGCCGTCATTTAATTGTTTCATCAatgatttcaaacttttttttcatctctccataaaattaaaatgtacaagtCAGCCAAAAAATACTTTGTGACATAACAGAGTTTTTACTGTTTTGAGTGTTGTACTGCTCCTTTGTTTCTATAGGTTGTTGTACAGGTTAATTTATAGCTCCctcgttattttattttattattatttttttgtttgtttgtttcatgtaTATGTGGCTGGGTTCAGTTCTTTTTTCTGAATATGCCCCTTATTGTAATcgtttgtattgttttttgttcCTCTGCTAGAGTATGTAACTTGTTGTTGTgtggttcaataaaaaaaaaaaaaaaaaaaaaaaggatttgtgtgtgcctgtgtgtttaAGAGTTTTCACTTAAAACAGCAGTCAGACAGTATTAATTCACTGAAATGCATACATttctttaaacatatatatatatatatatatatatattaaaaagaccCCATAACAAAAGCACCTATCCCCACCTATATTATATCTTTGTATGagattgaactgaactgaaattaGGCTGAAATAAAATTCAGTGAATTAGACAAATCACAAGCgacaacatttatttttcaagaataaaatccatctttagtttttatttcttttatttcattttctttcatttagtcATATTCTGTGTATTATAATGCAGGCCAAAATAACCTGTAATAGTACATTAGCAGAAAGAGGAAAGGTCTTTGACACTTTGTGATTGAcattcacaaaaaatatatatatatatatttaaatatagctaCAGGACACAGTGATCAAGAATACGGGTCTCCTATTCGGTgcaaagtgtgtatgtgtgtgtaatgtgtgtgcgtgtgtgtagttGGCAGAGGATACTGGTGAGACAGAGACCAGCCATCTCCCTGAGAATaaatctttttgtgtgtgtgcgtgtgtgtgtgtgtgtgtgtgtgtgtgtgtgtgtgtgaaacacagagcagaaaCATTTCTTCTACAAAAACGAAATAGACATAACACCACAGAAATTGCTTTCCAGGGTGACTGAATGAGACAAACACAATTTCCTCTTTACAGGAAGGCATGCACCAAAGGCCTAGAGGTGGGGATTGTcaaaacaacacatttaaaaatacattacacaGACAGAATTTTCATACTTCTCATTCTTAAACAAGGGCAGGCTACACTCCTTGATGTGAGGTGCTGTAATGCTGGGCACACAAAAGAAGACAGATTTCCTCTTGTTCATTAAAAATCGAGATGCAACACCACACCTGATCTTTTATACAGAATACAAGCTCATTCATTCATATGAATCGTGTTAACCAGTTGTGTAGTATATAAAGTAGTACTATAAACAATACAGTGAACCTCGATTGCAGAGAACTCTGTCGAATCTTTGTTTTGGTGCAAGAGTATGGAAAAATAGGATGGAAGGATGTGATCCGAGCCACAGAAATGGACAAAAGGAGATGCTATCaacaatttacaaaataatacaacaaaaacCACATTGGCCACCAGATGCAAGTGGCGTATCTGTTCCCCGAAACTTTCTGGACTGAGCTTTTGAATtggtttctctctttcttttcttcaggTTTGTGAAAATGCTTTAGCATGTGAAGCCCACCAGACAGGTGATCCTATTGGAGGAAGTGGCTCATAACATCAGGCTGGGGTCATCAGGGTCACCCCAGCTCTGTGTGTGTCCCAGAAAACCATCCAGCTTGGCTGTCAGAATAACTGTCCATCTCCTGTAAGTGTTCCATCTGGATCACTTATAGAGGGCAGTTCCTGAAACAAAATCCATGCCAGTTCATCTTTTGGGTCTGGTATTCCCATGCACATGCTGGAGGAACTCGAAAAGTCCTGGCTCATtcgttttttaaacatttctcttGCTGCTCCacctttctgtctttctctttcttgaCTAAATATACTAATTTATATACATTCCTAATCAAAATAATCTTTTAGAAATGTCCATGtaaattaaatgaacatttaacttttatttattctaaagTGGCATTTACAAGGGAAGGGGGATGTTGGACTGAGGTTTCTCAttgcattaaaatgaaaaaataaaaaataaaaataaggtgcAGCACCAAACACTGTCAAAATGTGCCTGAGCAAACAACAGCATGTGTGGGTGGAACAACTGTGTCAAATGTTGTATTTGCCAGTATAGAGTGCAACAGTCTGGTTCCGGAAGTAATAATAACAGCTTTTAACCAGCTCTGAGGTTGTTAACTGATGGTTTGTACTTTGGTAAAGCAATCTTTGATTGCCCATGATCTCACCAATCAGAGAGTCGCAAAGGCAAATCTCAGCAAAACAGCTTGCAGGGTACACAAATGACATGAGTCAgtcaaaatacttaaatatttgtgtattgacagtacagaccaaaagtttggacacaccttctcattcaaagagttttctttattttcatgactatgaaaattgtagagtcacactgaaggcatcaagggctatttgaccaagaaggagagtgatggggtgctgcgccagatgacctggcctccacagtcaccggacctgaacccaatccagatggtttaggggtgagctggaccgcagacagaaggcaaaagggccaacaagtgctaagcatctctcggggaactccttcaagattgttggaagaccatttcaggtgactacctcttgaagctcatcaagagaatgccaagagtgtgcaaagcagtaatcaaagcaaaaggtggctataagaacctagaatatgacatatttttttttagttgtttcacacttttttgttatgtatataattccatatataattccacatgtgttaattcatagttttgatgccttcagtgtgaatctacaattttcatagtcatgaaaataaagaaaactctttgaatgagaaggtgtgtccaaacttttggtctgtactgtatgtgcaaaTTCTGAAAtagacttaaaatatattttcttttgattaaacccaaaacttaaaaaaataatagttctAAATTTCACAATCATTTTTAACTCTATTTTCAATCCAAGTGCTTGGTATTGTAGTTTTTCCCCTTACTAAGGCCATTAAGTAttgtttttttgtcaaattttcaATACAGTTCTGCTTCAACtaaaagtttgtaatgttgtaatTTCTTCTTGCAGCTGGTTAATTCGGTTCAAGGCTTGTAAGGCATTaacaaaaccttttttaaaaTCCCTATGTGGAATGAATAGATAAAACACTTCCGAAACCAACACTGCTGAAAAGTGAACAGACATTAATGCACTCTATTCTTTACAGTCATGCCAAAGTTTGCAAACCCCTTATATATATCTCTTTTGCATATAATGATGTCCTGTTAAGCACTGCTGAACTCAGACGTTGTTAACTAGAGTTTAATACTGTCCTAAATGTGTAAAATTCTGCTGAATATGAGGTATGAGATCATGTAAATAACTGTTAAAGTGAACATTTCATGGTTGCAGTTGCATTATTGTAACAAAAGGCGTTCACAAACGTTTGGCCATGACTGCAAAAACTTGACTTCTATTGCACATTAGAAAAGAGGTTAGCACACTTATGATTTCTGGTTTGTTTAAATAGCTTTAAAGAAGTATTCAAGGTTAACTACAAGTTAAACTTAGATGCTCAGATATAGTTAAGCACTGTAAGGGCTAATTGTTTTAGAACTGTACAGCTGCCCCATAGACTTCCACTAGATGTGCATTTTTGTCCATACTTGTTTGTGTTCGTTTCAACAAACTGAgatgattaaaaattattttaaacttagaAATTAGCTTGACTTGTATTTAATGTGGAACATTCCTTAACATAGCACTGTTAACATTGGTCCCTTCATTTTTAACAAACAATCTGGGCACAtcagtttttttgttattattattttaagtggaTTGTCATAAAGTCTCATAAAGCATAATGCAAGACCAAAAGTGCATTGTGTACATTCGGTCTCAAATCAAAAGAAGTGCTTTTAGGATACATTCATGATTCGTCCGAGGGTGAAAAAACAACAGGAGAGGGAGGAAAAAAGCTGTAGTAGTGCTTAAAGAGTGATTCAGCGGCGAAGGACGGATGACGTTATCTCGTATGTTGTATTCGCTTCAGTAAAAAGTGTTGTGCTCTCCTGAATGTTCATGTGGAAGTGTTTGATCCtgtaaaactattaaaatcataaaacctCTTATAAAACTCCTTGAAATACCTCTGTGTACAGATGCAGAAGGAACAGTTGCATGCTTAGACATCTACAAGATGGGACAAAGGGCCTTTGCAAGCATACTGTACATCTGTACATAAAAGATCATTTCGGAGTGTTTCCATGAAATAAAAACAGTTCTGAGAGCACAACTCCAGGAATAATCCCTATACGAGTATGTTTTGTGTGTTGTCGAATCTGATATAGTTTGCTGGCCCTGTGTTTGCAGCAGGTGTATAAGTGTGTATGTTTGTagtgtattgtgtgtgtatgcTAAAAGTGCTGCAATAGACTGAGGATTCTCCCTGGAGGTTTTTAAATGTGTTCGTTTGAAATGCTGATTTTACATATAATGGTCTCTCTTGCTTTAACACTCGCTCCTGATTTCCCCTTAACACTCGCTGTCATTCTCTCCCTCACTATCTCCCGCTCTCTAACTGTTGGTGGAGTCAGGGAAATTGATCTCGCTGCCGAACACTTCCCTGTACAGAGGCGGGAAGCTGTAGGCTGTTTCCGGGTGAACCAGGCGGAAGAAATCCAGCTTGTCAATATGCAGGTTACAGATGGACTTCATCTGCGGTAGTTTGGACACCATCTGCAAACACGAGAGATCAAATAATCTAAGCCTGACCTTTGTATTAGTTCACAAACACAAgttatactaccattcaaaagtttaggggtcagaaagatttttttttttactttatttatggaATAACAATTACAGTAAaactgtgatattgtgaaatattattaaaatgtaaaacttacAATTTGTTGTGAATGTTTCTATtctgtaatgttttctattttaaatttattcctgtgaggaaataatcattttcagcatcattaatgtacagtgccacatgatccttcagaaatcagattTGATGcttaataaaaaatgttctcattatcagtgttggaaactgttgtgctgcttcatatatttgtggaaacagtgacagtttttttcaggattatctgAAGAATATaactttttgtaacattataaatgtctttactgtccttTTGTATCAATTTAATgtaaccttgctgaataaaagtattaatttctttaaaaaagcaaTGCATATTTTGCAAATTGTGACAATTTGAATTCAATAGTCAATGTATATACGTATACTCAATTATATGCAACTGTGTTAAATCCATTTAATTTACAcccattattatattaaattcagTGGCTGACTCGGAAATATACTGTAGTTTGTCCATCTATGTAGTCTTAACCATTCAAATATGTATACATAATCTAACACATATTACATTttccacttttcactttttttgtgttttgtgggtCAGAATTTTGTGCAGAACCAGTTTCAGTCAAACAGATTCCTCACCTTATCCAGTTTCTCAGTAGTGGCTCCGTTCATGTGCAGGCTGTGCTGAAGAGCCACGTAAACTTTCTCCTGGAGCTTCTGCACCTGCTGAGAATCTGTCAACCACCGCCGGTCTGAGCAAAACAGAGCAGAGGTTTCAAACTGGGAGAATGGGTCTCATTTTATTCATGTATTCTAGTCTGTCCCTGGCACATATTTCTTTTTCCAAGAGCACATAAACCCAGCCGTATAAACCTTTGCTTCAGGAAATGCGTGCGAGAGTCTCACCTGGAGCCAGCAGAACCGCAGCGCTGAATAAAGCCATTTCCTCATCACTCAGCTGAAGTCGACTCAGACTTTTAGCCAACTCAAAGACGGCGTTCACCAGGTCAGCACACCCTacaaatacataaacatacagtacacatgCTGGTTACCATGCTGAAGATgaaaaaacgaattatatttcCGTTGAGGGCCATAATTTGCTCTTTTGATTTAGCATGAAACTATTTAATGGATCTATTGGGTTCCAATCATTCTAAAGGAAATTATAAGATGATCTGGGTACAAAGCTTAAGGTTATTTGTGAGAATAACAGAGATTTAAGCAATAAAgaacaacaagctttgctttagCATGAATATCTCTCTGCAACAGGAAGGCTGCATTTGAAGTTTAACAGATCTTTTCTTCAGAGTATAATGgattatcaaaaaagaaaaatggcaggCACATAATTCAATGTACTGGCTGTTGATTGGATATTGAGATGAAAGTAAAGGCAGATGACAGCTTGGAGAAGTTTGGTTAAAGCAGACTAATAATGACTGGAGAAGTCCTGCTAACATCAAAAGTCATTTGTCATTTTCAGAAGACGCAgttatgatattttaattaaacattactttaaacaaagtcatttaaacaaatacaaatcaaacATGCATGGATTATTGTTTTCACAATATGATCTGTAACATGCATTCAGAAAGTAGATATTTTGAATTTCATTTCATGCTTTAAACAatgaaactaataaaataaagaagtGGTACAATCTGTAAATCATTCTACAAACTTATTCCAAGAATACAGGTTTTTATTTGATATAGCGTGTGTCAAGAGAGCTTTCTGCAATGCTTCCATTTAACTTCAATGAGCTATTACTCACCAGAGCATCGCTTGTATTCACTAACTGGGTTAAAAACCCATTTGCTCTTGTGGCTTATTGATTCATGACGCCTCTGCTCTTTCTCTTAAGAGGCTGCTGGTGTTTTGCATTATAAGGTAAAAGAGGATGTGTTTAAAGTGGAATACTCAATACTGCCTACTATTTTTTTATCAGATAGTTTCACATTATGGAACTGTATAAATTTCGATTAGCAGTTTGCTGCTACATTGTTATCACATGCCCTCAATACATTTACACTTAATCACTACTTCATCTTATCTGCAAGTTTAGTTAAGCAAGAGTATCTAGTAACTGTTATACTACCAAAAATGTTATTTTgcatttgtaatacatttttgtcacatgtatgatctgttttggtttagttttctgtgttTCTGTTCACCTGCCTTGTTTGTTTCCATGGTTTTTGATATAATTAGCTCTACACCTGTTTCAGTTCTACAAATTAAGTTTCTATTACTTAAGTCTGTGTTCCCTTATGTTCCTTTGTCTGCTATCGattggatttgtgtttggttgtgcccATTCTCTCCTGTGGATTATTAAATTAACTCTAAATGAATGTGTTGTATATTGCACATTTTAGCAAATATAGCAGGTCAGTGTATGTAAAATGGATTACACTTTCTATATAATGCTTcgttttaatgcattagttaTGCCCTGTAAGACACCTTATCATCATGCAGTGTTTGATTTCATGAGCAATTGGAACCACGGTTACAGTACATTACAATACTTGTATGCTTGAATCCAATTCTGTAGATATCCAGACACTCACCGAGAGCTTTGAAGAGCTGAGGACTGGCGAACTTGCCATCAAAAAACATAGTATTGTTTGAAGAGTTGTAAGCACGGCACATTCGGATCAGCAGGATCTCCAGACATCCTGGAACAAAGAGTAGTAGTAGACAGAATGTTGGAGAAACAAACACAAGAGGAGACAAACGTTAATGCAAGTTTCAAGATCAAACACTAAAAACATGGACAGAACTGAATCCGGTGGGGCAGATTCACAAAACAGTTGCAGCACTTTTGCACGTCATTATTCTGATGCAAAACCTGCGTTTTATTTCTGTAACCACCCACAATCCAGTTATTGTTAAGTCATTGTGtctgtgtatatttttattaactcTATAATCAGAAAATCATTGATCGATAGTAAAATAATGAAGAAATGCATTCTATCCAGGTATATTTTCCAACACAGTGCAGTTGGGCACACGGGTATTTTAAAAAGAAGAATTGCAGGTCTTTGttatattaaaacttatttttacaatggaatgtaaaaaagaaaacaaaaagtaactttaatttcaaaattgtgactttttttaccctcacaattctgagaaataagtCAGAGTTCTGAGAAATctgttaaaatttaatttaattctattCTAAGAATTaaattcttttaatttaattcttattttgagttatgttatatttcaaaaacattgtggGTAAAAATAGTGGCAATTACCTTTCTTTTCGATTCCTTAACAGAAACAAGGCTTTTCTGACTTTTTCCCCCAGAAATGAGTTTATTCGTCAATTCTGAATAAAgcagtcagaattgtgagatttaatctTAGAATTTCAagaaaaagttagaattgtgagataaattgTAATTACCCTTTTCAATTCCTTAGCAGAAATAGGCTTGTTCTTGCTTTTTTCTCTCTGAGTACTCTGAGTTTTATATTAAGAGTCTTTATTCCTTAGAGTAAAAAAGATTGTTCTTATTTTTCCTGCAGTTGTGGgtatacatctcacaattctgagtttatatcccaaaaaactgaaacaatgttgaaaactgccCTGTCCAAGTTGCACTCAAAACTctttttgtgggtgtgtgtgtttgctatTATCTGAACTGCATGTCAATGTCTGCTCTCAGAGTATTCTGGTTGTAGTATGAAACCAAGTGTGTTCTGGAAAGGTGTTAGGACATTAGCAAGTGTGTTTAAACTAATAAAGAGATTGAACGGCCGCCCAGGGCCACATCAGAAATGCCACATCACAGCAGTGAGTGGATAAAGTGATGCGAGTGAGAAATCTGTTGTATAATCTGGGATTACTCATCTGTAATCCGTGTGAGCCAAAGACAGCACTGACCTGCTTTGAGCAGAATGATCTGGTCGTTCTGGCAGAGGTCCATGAATCCAGAGATGCGCTTTGCGAACTCTACAACGTACTGAATGGCGTTTGTAATGTGCAGGGCGCACTGCTGCCACATCCACTCTGCAGACTGAGTGCACAGAGATTGTTAATACATCCATAGACAAAGAGATAAATCAGCAAGCACAGATGCATGATTGATCAtctatttatgtttttgtctAATATGTCATGTAATATGATAATGTTGTACCTTGAGTTGAAAGCTGCGGGTTTCTTCAGGTGTGTACACGTTCCAGGTGAGTTTCTTCAGCTCTTCTGAGCTGTACTGACACGTCTCCAGGTGAGACTTCACAACATTTTGAGTGATTCGCTCTGAACAGAAATTCAACACACATTAACATATTTTCCCTTAGAATTTGTCTATTGAATAATTAGAAATATACAGAGCAAGATGAAAtagattttattcaaataatttatttaaaaaaatgcatatatctgtgcattacaaggcataattaatggtaaagtgttacctcttttTACAATACAGTACCAACACAAGAGGATTTTTCATTGTATTAAAGTATTGAGCATTTCTCAGGAAAATTGTTACTGACATAATGTCAAAATCTAATTCATCTTAATTTTGTTATAATAGCATAATGATTAAAACAAATCAAGGACAAAATCATAAAATGAGAATCCACCTATGTCGTGCAGAGAGCAGTTGTCTGGTAGAGATCCCAGGAGAGAGTGCGTAAGAAGACTGTTTTCAGGCAGGATATACTCATGCTTCACCCTCGCTGCTTCCGTCCAATCTACAGCACTGGGCTCTGGAGAGCTCTGATTGGACCAACTTCCGCTTCCAGAACTCCCGGACCCTCCGCCGCTTCCGAGCATCTCCAGTGTGCAGTATTCGCTCGCCTCCTCTGGGGTAAGCGGCAGGTCGAACAGCAAACCGTCGGGCAGCGTGGCGATGTCATCCAGGTCGCTGAGGGTGGAGCTGGAGCCTCCATTGCTGTACGGCCGGCTGTGTGTGCTGTCTTCACCTGTCTCTTCTCGGTCAAGTGGTGCTAGACCACCACCCAAACCCACCAGGCACTCCTGAGACAGCTGCTGGTGTCGCTGCACCTCTGCGTACAGGCTGTCCCGCTGTTTCTTTGACATTCGGCCAAACTTCACCGCTACAGAAAGAAAAAGTATTACATGTTCACTTAGCATAACATACCAttaatatcatttatttatagtatttatttacagacGTTTGAGTTTAGATATTTTTTCTGAACTAGCTGTGACTGAATAAAACCAAATAGCCGCAAAAATCATACTGCTGCTGGTGGGCTAGACTAGCGCTCACCATCACGGCTCATGCCGAGCGCCAGGCACTTCTGCAGGCGACAGTGTTGGCAGCGGTTCCTGTTGGTTCGGTCGATCAGACAGTTCCTCTGCCGTGAACACGAGTACATGGCATTGTTCTGCTGGCTGCGTCGGAAAAAACCCTGCAGAACAGAAACCTGTTACCTCAGCATACAGGATGGCTAAGATAATAAGTGTGCCCTGCCACTGCATGACGAACATACAGTAATATAAACTGACctagaaaacagaacaaaaacatcAGGATAAAAGACAAGGAGGGACAGAGCACAAAAGGATCATTTTGCTTACGTAAGTTGAAATGAACTCTACAAAAGTGCACATCTACTGTAGGGTAGGAAAAgaagaaaatattatataaaaatcaataGGGTCTTATACCAGAATTCTTACCTTGCACCCTTCACATGTAATAACGCCATAGTGAATCCCAGAGGATTTGTCCCCACAGATCTTGCATGGTATAACCTCAATTTGAGCtggagtaaaaataaaaaaaaacataattttaagcaTTAAAGGCAAAAACATATCAAGTATCACACAGAAAAGCACATATGcacaaatattgttttgacatgCACCACAAATAATATCAACCAATGACGATCACAGTCAGACAGGGAGATCTCTTCTGGCTTTATTATAACACAATTATTATGCAATAAAACATACTTTCATATTTATATgcaaacaattatttattattgtgaaaaaccaaatgaaaaataaataaaagaacaaaataaattataaataataaataaacaaataatgtgcTAACTACACAGTTattatgcaatatatattttttatatttatatttaattatatatattatatatacgttTTTCATATGTAAACAAGTTTTCAATTAttggctaaaaaaataaataattaaaaagtgaatccattcataaatgaaaaaaaaaacaactaaatgaaaaataaatgtttttatacatttaattataacaGTTTGACCTAAAACTTCATATAgatgagatggatggatggatggatagataattatgcaatcattttttctttattt contains:
- the LOC132096082 gene encoding nuclear receptor ROR-beta-like isoform X1, which produces MLKIMFFFIFTPAQIEVIPCKICGDKSSGIHYGVITCEGCKGFFRRSQQNNAMYSCSRQRNCLIDRTNRNRCQHCRLQKCLALGMSRDAVKFGRMSKKQRDSLYAEVQRHQQLSQECLVGLGGGLAPLDREETGEDSTHSRPYSNGGSSSTLSDLDDIATLPDGLLFDLPLTPEEASEYCTLEMLGSGGGSGSSGSGSWSNQSSPEPSAVDWTEAARVKHEYILPENSLLTHSLLGSLPDNCSLHDIERITQNVVKSHLETCQYSSEELKKLTWNVYTPEETRSFQLKSAEWMWQQCALHITNAIQYVVEFAKRISGFMDLCQNDQIILLKAGCLEILLIRMCRAYNSSNNTMFFDGKFASPQLFKALGCADLVNAVFELAKSLSRLQLSDEEMALFSAAVLLAPDRRWLTDSQQVQKLQEKVYVALQHSLHMNGATTEKLDKMVSKLPQMKSICNLHIDKLDFFRLVHPETAYSFPPLYREVFGSEINFPDSTNS
- the LOC132096082 gene encoding nuclear receptor ROR-beta-like isoform X2; translation: MRAQIEVIPCKICGDKSSGIHYGVITCEGCKGFFRRSQQNNAMYSCSRQRNCLIDRTNRNRCQHCRLQKCLALGMSRDAVKFGRMSKKQRDSLYAEVQRHQQLSQECLVGLGGGLAPLDREETGEDSTHSRPYSNGGSSSTLSDLDDIATLPDGLLFDLPLTPEEASEYCTLEMLGSGGGSGSSGSGSWSNQSSPEPSAVDWTEAARVKHEYILPENSLLTHSLLGSLPDNCSLHDIERITQNVVKSHLETCQYSSEELKKLTWNVYTPEETRSFQLKSAEWMWQQCALHITNAIQYVVEFAKRISGFMDLCQNDQIILLKAGCLEILLIRMCRAYNSSNNTMFFDGKFASPQLFKALGCADLVNAVFELAKSLSRLQLSDEEMALFSAAVLLAPDRRWLTDSQQVQKLQEKVYVALQHSLHMNGATTEKLDKMVSKLPQMKSICNLHIDKLDFFRLVHPETAYSFPPLYREVFGSEINFPDSTNS